A window of the Vibrio ostreae genome harbors these coding sequences:
- a CDS encoding S16 family serine protease, with amino-acid sequence MTQDIWRLATPQYDQFSADFSQYPSLPSVSLFETQSRLSLALERFIHIKGFSRILLVNGPDNSIYRTLIKEQLEHANPALPIITTETLDISAIFGQVKAQRGEIISQIPGLLDKANHGYLIVSANLLLANPLAWPMLKSAVLGDPISPINCDPKSPLHTTISKNYNIKLIVLGDRTQLGDIDYLDADIHSGLCLFSELEMDIKIDTDSIQNYLGYLRWITKRYTLPELDSGAIIALMTAGARYTEDQHYAPLCVMWHRSLLEEAALLSQGQLINKAHIEQALDQRYYRESYLPQRALDDILDGQVIIETQGEQIGQVNGLTVIEVAGHPVSYGEPARISCVIHFGDGDISDVERKVELGGNLHAKGMMIMQAFVSSALDLDMPLPFSASVVFEQSYSEVDGDSASLAELCSLVSALSEYPIDQQIAVTGAVDQFGRVQAVGGLNEKIEGFYRVCQHNGFTGKQGVILPKSNLKHLALHQSVVESIKNGEFNIWPVSNVDEAIPVLMKKPFRGDDEESVISRIAERIDNFEKHVQPQGFVERVKNWFVSN; translated from the coding sequence ATGACACAAGATATCTGGCGTCTGGCGACGCCTCAGTATGACCAGTTCAGCGCTGACTTTTCTCAATACCCGAGCCTGCCATCTGTTTCTCTGTTTGAAACCCAGAGCAGACTTTCTCTCGCACTTGAACGATTCATACATATCAAGGGTTTTAGTCGCATTCTGCTGGTGAACGGGCCTGACAACTCGATTTACCGGACATTAATCAAAGAGCAGCTAGAGCATGCTAATCCGGCCCTGCCGATCATCACTACCGAAACGCTCGACATCAGTGCCATATTCGGTCAGGTGAAAGCGCAACGTGGCGAAATCATCAGTCAAATTCCGGGGTTACTGGATAAAGCCAATCATGGCTATCTGATTGTTTCAGCGAATTTATTGCTGGCAAACCCTCTGGCGTGGCCAATGCTTAAGTCTGCCGTTCTTGGCGACCCGATCTCTCCGATCAACTGCGATCCTAAGTCACCATTGCACACCACGATCAGTAAAAATTACAACATCAAACTAATCGTACTTGGCGATCGCACCCAACTCGGTGACATCGATTATCTTGATGCTGATATTCACTCAGGCCTGTGTCTGTTTAGTGAACTAGAGATGGACATTAAAATCGATACTGATTCAATTCAGAATTACCTCGGCTATCTGCGTTGGATTACTAAGCGTTACACACTGCCTGAGCTGGACAGCGGCGCCATTATCGCGCTGATGACGGCCGGCGCACGTTATACCGAAGATCAGCACTATGCCCCGCTATGCGTGATGTGGCATCGTTCACTGCTGGAAGAAGCGGCCCTGCTGAGCCAGGGACAATTAATTAACAAAGCGCACATTGAACAAGCGCTTGACCAACGCTACTACCGTGAATCTTATCTGCCGCAGCGCGCACTGGATGATATTCTCGATGGCCAGGTCATTATCGAAACTCAGGGCGAACAGATTGGCCAGGTGAACGGCCTGACCGTGATTGAAGTGGCCGGCCACCCAGTTTCATACGGTGAACCGGCGCGCATCTCCTGTGTTATCCACTTTGGTGATGGCGATATTTCTGACGTGGAACGTAAAGTGGAGCTTGGTGGTAACCTGCATGCCAAAGGCATGATGATTATGCAGGCGTTCGTCAGCAGCGCGCTGGATCTGGATATGCCATTGCCATTCTCCGCTTCGGTCGTATTCGAGCAGTCTTACAGTGAAGTCGATGGCGACAGCGCATCTCTGGCAGAACTATGTTCACTGGTCAGTGCCCTTTCTGAATACCCGATTGACCAACAGATTGCGGTAACTGGCGCAGTCGACCAATTTGGCCGTGTGCAGGCCGTTGGCGGCCTTAACGAAAAAATTGAAGGCTTCTATCGAGTATGCCAGCATAATGGCTTTACAGGTAAACAAGGTGTCATTCTGCCCAAAAGTAATCTAAAACATCTTGCACTTCATCAATCTGTCGTCGAAAGTATTAAGAATGGCGAGTTCAACATCTGGCCAGTATCCAATGTGGATGAAGCGATACCTGTCCTGATGAAGAAGCCGTTCCGTGGTGATGATGAAGAAAGTGTCATCAGCCGAATAGCGGAACGAATTGATAACTTTGAAAAACACGTTCAGCCACAAGGATTTGTGGAACGCGTCAAAAACTGGTTTGTTTCGAACTGA
- the fabA gene encoding bifunctional 3-hydroxydecanoyl-ACP dehydratase/trans-2-decenoyl-ACP isomerase produces MQNKRDSYNRDDLLASSRGELFGPGYPQLPAPNMLMMDRVTKMSETEGDFGKGLILAELDITPDLWFFDCHFPGDPVMPGCLGLDAMWQLVGFFLGWVGGKGKGRALGVGEVKFTGQILPTAKKVTYEIHMKRVVNRKLVMGLADGRVLVDGKEIYVAKDLKVGLFTDTSAF; encoded by the coding sequence ATGCAGAACAAACGTGACTCTTATAATCGTGATGACCTTCTAGCCTCTAGCCGTGGCGAGCTGTTCGGTCCTGGATACCCTCAACTTCCTGCGCCTAACATGCTGATGATGGATCGCGTGACTAAGATGTCTGAAACAGAAGGCGATTTTGGTAAAGGTCTTATCTTAGCTGAGCTGGACATCACTCCTGATCTTTGGTTCTTTGACTGTCACTTCCCCGGCGATCCGGTCATGCCTGGCTGTCTTGGCCTGGATGCGATGTGGCAACTTGTTGGTTTCTTCCTTGGCTGGGTTGGCGGCAAAGGTAAAGGTCGTGCACTGGGTGTTGGCGAAGTGAAATTCACTGGTCAAATCCTGCCTACAGCGAAGAAAGTGACTTATGAAATCCATATGAAGCGTGTTGTTAACCGCAAACTGGTTATGGGCCTGGCTGATGGTCGTGTTCTGGTTGACGGCAAAGAAATTTATGTGGCTAAAGACCTGAAAGTTGGCCTGTTTACAGACACTTCAGCGTTTTAA
- the rmf gene encoding ribosome modulation factor has protein sequence MKRQKRDRLERAQSQGYKAGLNGRSQEECPYQQMDARSNWLGGWREAREDKTLGLYK, from the coding sequence ATGAAGAGACAGAAGCGTGATCGCCTGGAACGAGCTCAATCTCAAGGGTACAAAGCGGGTCTTAACGGCCGTTCACAAGAAGAATGCCCGTATCAGCAGATGGATGCCCGATCTAATTGGCTAGGTGGTTGGCGAGAAGCTAGAGAAGATAAAACTTTAGGTCTCTATAAATAA